The Lewinella sp. 4G2 nucleotide sequence GCCAGTAATTCGGTATTGGCCTGGCTGAGGTAGTCCGTGGCGGTGATGACGCCGTTATCTAGTTGCGCCGCCATCTGCGTCAAAATCTCCGCTTGGAGTTGGGCGATTTTCCTGTTGCGCTCGATCTGCTGGCTCAAGCGCTCGACGTCAGCCAAGTAAGCGTCATTGACGGAGTTGAGGTTAAAGAGAAAGGTCTCGCGCTGATTATCCAGTTGGGCGGTCCGAAGTTGAAGTAGTTGCCGCAGCTTGTCGGACTTCCCCCAGTCTTTAAGTTTCCATTTAAAGTTGACGCCACCCAGGGCGTAGGGAGCAATGCCGTTGTCGAACAGATTAAGCGGGTTGGGAGCGCCCACCCCAGCCTGTAGGAAGGTGGAAACAAGTGGCTTCGTGTCCGCTTCGATCAGTGCCTCATTGGCGCCAATCGCAGCTTGCTGAAGCTGGAAAAGGTCTAATTCGGGCCGCTGGACCATCGGAACGGTTGTCGCTCCCGGGAGATCGGGGAGTTGGAGGTCTACGTCGGAGGAGAGCTCCCGCCCCGTCAGGGTAGAAAGTTGCGCTACCAGCCGCGCGATGGTTCCCGTGGCGTTATCTCGCTGGGCTTCAATTTCTACTTGGCGAACGCTGAGTTGCAGGACTTCACTTTCGAGTGCCGCACCGAGTTCTACGGCTTGTGCAACGGTAGCCTTCCGCTCGGCGATATCCGCCAGCGTTGTCGCGAATAGACTCACCTGCTCCCTGCTGAGGAGGATGCCGAGAAAC carries:
- a CDS encoding TolC family protein, with protein sequence MTTIYQRGKSTTVVILGLILLLSFCAVGKLSGQSLSLTEAYDLLESNYPNLRNAGLNDQILSTELDLLDLERKPTLNLLGSATLQSETTGFENAENLPLEIDIPLYSARAYGEASYTIYDGGRLDARKRVTEAEGKLANQQLEVERFGLRKRINQLFLGILLSREQVSLFATTLADIAERKATVAQAVELGAALESEVLQLSVRQVEIEAQRDNATGTIARLVAQLSTLTGRELSSDVDLQLPDLPGATTVPMVQRPELDLFQLQQAAIGANEALIEADTKPLVSTFLQAGVGAPNPLNLFDNGIAPYALGGVNFKWKLKDWGKSDKLRQLLQLRTAQLDNQRETFLFNLNSVNDAYLADVERLSQQIERNRKIAQLQAEILTQMAAQLDNGVITATDYLSQANTELLARQKLRIDRTQLTEIQLNFLNERGDF